AGAATATCATCCAGGTTGTTTATGCCTTCCCGGCTTTCAATTTTAGCGATGATATGCACATCGGCTCCCATTTCTTCGACGACCCTGCGCACATCTAAAATATTGGCGGCCTTGCGGGTAAAGGATGCGGCAATATAGTCGATTCCCTGGGAAATCCCAAATTTGATATCCTCGATATCCCTTTCCGTTACAGCGGGCAAGTCAATGAGGGCATTAGGAGTATTGACCCCTTTTTGGGATTTTAAAACTCCCCCGTTGCGTATAACCGTTCGAATGGTTTCTTTTTCCACAGAAGTTACTTCCAAGTCAAGCTGACCATCATCAATAAGAATGTGACTGCCAGGTTTCACCTTTCGCCACAAATCAGTGTAAGTAATTCCTACTCTCTCTTGATTGCCCAGGCTTAGATCTGTATCTAAAATAAACTCCGCTCCGTTCTTAAGGATAATTCCTTCATCAGGAGCTTTACCTGTGCGAACTTCCGGGCCTTTAGTATCCAGAAGAATCCCTAAATGTTTTCCCATTTTAGCTGCTTCTTGACGTAAAACTTCAATCCTGCTCCGGTGTTCATCATGGGTACCATGAGAAAAATTTAAACGGGCCACATCCATCCCCGCGTTTAACAGAGCTTGAACTTTTTCCTCAGATTCACTTGCCGGACCAATGGTACAAACAATTTTTGTTCTTCTCATCGTTTTCTCCTTCGAATTACAGACCTTTTCCTACAATATGCTTTACTAAATCTAAAACTCGATTTGAATAACCCCATTCATTGTCATACCAAGCTAAGACTTTAGCCATCCGCTCTCCAACCATCATGGTCGATAAACCATCAACAATGGAACTGGCCGGATTTCCATAAAAATCATGAGAAACCAAAGGCAATTCGGTATATTCCAGATACCCTTTCATCCTATTGGCTGCAGCTTCCTTGAGAACAGAATTGATTTCTTCTTTGCTGGTTGTTTTGTTTAAGCGGACAACCAGATCCACTAAAGAAACATTAGGTGTTGGCACCCTGACCGCCAAACCTTTTAGCTTGCCTTCTAATTCCGGTATAACCAAAGAAACTGCCTTGGCCGCACCTGTGGTCGTAGGTATCATAGACTGATAGGCGGCTCTTGATCTGCGCCAGTCCTTATGCTCCAAGTCTAAGATCCGCTGATCATTGGTGACGGAATGTGTGGTAGTCATCATTCCTTCTTCAATACCAAATTCGTCAAGCAAAACCTTGGCTATAGGGGCCAAACAATTTGTGGTACAAGATGCATTGGAAATAATATGGTGTTTATTGGGATCGTAAAGTTGTTCGTTAACTCCCATGACAATGGTGATATCCTCATTTTTACCCGGAGCGGAGATAACAACCTTTTTTGCTCCTGCATCAAGATGCTTGGCGGCGTCATCACGTTTGGTAAAGCGTCCCGTTGATTCAATGACAATGTCAACTCCCAGTTGTCTCCACGGCAAATCTGCTGGATTTTTCTCGGCAAAAATTTGAATCTCTTGACCGTTTATTACCATGTTTTTGTCATTGATTTCGACTTGGTTTGGCAGCACCCCATGAACAGAATCATATTTAAACAAATGAGCTAATAAATCCGGACTGCCTAAATCATTAATTGCAACAATTTCGAAAGGAAAAGACTGACTAAGGGATGCCCGCAGTGTAAGCCTGCCAATTCTGCCAAATCCATTGATTCCTACTTTTATACTCATATGGTTTCCTCCTCATCAAAAATTGCATTGTTAATGTAAAGATTACTTTTAAAACACTATTCTGTAAGCCAAAAGAAATTCCTGCTCTGCAATTTAGTATACTTTCTATAATTTTCCTAAGCAAATCATAGTTATCCAAGATGGAAATATCTGTGTCTGGTGTGTTGAACTTTCAAATTTATAATTCCCTAAAAAGAAAAAAACTTGCAAAATCGATTACAAAGAATTTATTAGATTTAATTACTGAATTTTATCTAATATTATAGATTATCTAATCTATTTTTTTCCTTTTTATGTAACATCATGATCTTTAACTTTGCTATTAAAGTATCTAATTATACCATAGTCTATCTTAGGGGTTAAATCACACTTCTTTATAATTTTTGAAGCTATGAAGTAAAGTTTACATTTCTGTAAAACAGCATTAATGGAATTAAAAATGGAAATTAATGTTTAATCGGTATTATATTATGTATTAAAATTTAAATTCCAATATTAAAGACCAACTGTTTTGTTTCAGTTGGTCTTTAATATTTAGTCTTAATTTAATTGATTGTTTTGTTTAATTATTTAAATTAAACTTTCTATTATAATTATTCTGAAAATTAACAGCAAAATTATAGGGCTTTTTCTAAGATTTCGGCGATATCCAATGCTTTCATCTTTTCTCCTGCTTCACGAGCGGCGATACCATCATTAATCATTGTCAAACAGAATGGGCAAGCAGTACCAACATAATCAGGGTTAACCGCGATAGCTTCATCTGTACGCATTTCATTGATTCGTTGACCTTCGTGCTCTTCAAGCCACATACGGCCTCCGCCGGCACCACAACAGAAACTCTTCTCACCGGTGTGGGACATTTCAGTAATGTTTAGACCAACCGCTTTAAGCAGTTCTCGAGGCTGTGCATAGATCTCGTTATAACGGCCCAGGTAACAAGAATCATGATAGGTTACTGTTTTTCTATCTGACTTGGTCAATTTCAATTTGCCGGACTTAATTAAATCTAAGAGGAATACGCTGTGGTGAATCACTTCAAAGTTACCGCCAAGTTGAGGATACTCATTCTTTAAGAAGTTGTAACAGTGTGGGCATTGGGTAATGATTTTCTTAACACCGTATCCATTCATAACCTCTATATTTTCAGTGGCTAAGGAATAGAATAAGTATTCGTTACCTAATTTACGAGCGGAGTCACCGCAACATTTCTCTTCATTACCAAGGATTGCAAAACTGACACCTGCAGTTTGGAACAACTTGACAAGAGCTGCGGAAACTTTTTGATTTCGGGCGTCAAATGCTCCTGAGCAGCCGGGCCAATACAGATATTCTGCATTCGGATCTTCTTCAAAGGTTTTGACCCCGAGACCGGTCAGATAATCCGCACGTGTCGTCCAGCCAATACCCCATGGGTTACCGTTATTCTCCATGTTTCTGAAGGCCAATTGAGCTTCTGCCGGGAAACGTGTTTCCATAAGTACGAGGTTCCTGCGCATATCAATGGTTTTATCAACATGCTCGATGAAGACCGGACACTGCTGTTCACAGGAACGACAGGTTGTACAAGCCCAGAGGTCCTCTTCAGGGATAACTTCGCCAATGAGCGCTCGGCCAGTCCACTCTTCCATCTCTCCAGCTTCACTGGCAGCAGCAGCTTCCTGGTCCGCGGCTTGTGCCATAACTTTAGTTTTTCCTAGAAGTGCTTCCCCTGTTTCTTCCATCAAAACTCGCATATCCTGAATGATTCGTTTAGGACTTAAGTGTTTGCCGCTTAAGTAAGCAGGACAGTTATCTTGGCAGCGTCCGCAGCGCAGGCAAACATCCGTGTTAAACAATGTCTTCCAGGAAAACTCACGTAATTGGCTCTTGCCAAAGGTCTCCAGGCTCTCATCTTCAAAATCAATAGGTTCAGGGATACCTATCGGTCCCCGGTTGCGGAAGAACTGGTTGAGAGGCCCCAGTAAGATATGGAACAGTTTGGAGTATGGAAAATAAGCGATAAACGCCATTGCCAAGAAGAGATGGAACCACCAGAGGAATACATGCAAGGATAAAATTTGAGCTTCGTTAAGTAACGCTTTGATAGGAAAAGACAACCATAGACCGATAAATGCATAATCAGCCCAAGGATCTGGCAATACAGCGATACGAGCTCCTTGGATAAGAAATCCTGTCAAGAGAATTGCAAATAACAGAGCTAAGGTAATCCCATCATCCGTTTTATTATCGAGGCGATCCGGGCGCTGAATATATCTTCGGCAAGCCGCAACAACGATGCCAAGAAGAGCAGCCAGTCCAAACAAGTTGGCTGTGATTTTAATAAAGAGGTAAAGCCAACCGTGGAAAAGATGAATGGAGAAATCTGCCTGAAGGGTAATGATGGCTGTCGCGAAGGCTAAGAATAAGAACCCATAGAATATACCTGCATGCATCATGCCAGGGAAGGAATCCTTAAAGATCCGTTTATGAGCAAAGGTATAAACCAGCACGTCTTTAATCCCCGGCCAAACTTCTTTCCAGCGATTTTCAGGCTGACCTAGTTTCCATAGCTTAACACGCTTATACACTCCATAAGCAAAGATAGCAAGTGCAATGATAAAGAATAAGTAAAGCCAATGATGTCCTTCAATATTCCAATACACTTCACGTGTTGCCATTCTTCTCTCTCCTTACCCTATTAAGGAAGCGCCTGGGTAGGCGCTTCGCTTAAGTAATTCGTTATTCAATTTTTATTCACTAACCAGCTTTTTAAACTCTTCTGTAAGCAGCGGTACTACTTCGAATAGATCTCCGACAATACCATAATCTGCTACGTTGAAGATATTAGCCTCTGGATCTTTGTTAATAGCTACAATGAATTTAGAAGAGCCCATACCTGCTAAGTGCTGGATTGCACCAGAGATTCCGCAGGCAATATAAAGGGTTGGAGCAACGGTTTTTCCTGTTTGTCCAACTTGGAATTTATGCTCTTTCCAGCCTGAGTCGACTGCAGCACGGGAAGCACCTACAGCCGCACCAATGACGTCAGCCAATGCTTCGAGAATAACATAATTCTCGGGACCTTTCATACCACGTCCGCCGGAAACGATGATGTTAGCCTCTGTAAGTTCAGGGCGTTTGGAAGCTGCAACTGCTACTTCCTTAAGAATGGCTGTCAAATCTGCTGCATCAATCTCTGCTGCTTCTTTAACAACTTCAGCTTGACGGGAAGCATCCGGAGGAGTTACAGGGAAAGTATTAGGACGGATGGTAGCCATAATCGGGCGTACGTTGGAAGTAACGTGAGCAAATGCTTTACCTGCATAAACTGGGCGTTTGAATGCTAAGAAGTTAGCAGAATCAACTTCCATTCCTGTGCAGTCAGATGCTGCTCCAACACCAAGACGTTGTGCCAAGCGAGGAGCAAGGTCTTTACCAACAGCCGTATTTCCGATTAACACAGCTTGAGGCTCTTCTTTACGAATGATCTTGTTGAGTACGGAAGTATAAGCACCTGTCGTATATTCAGCCAACTTAGCATCGTCTACAACGATGACTTTGTCAGCACCAGCGGCAGCAAGGGTTGGAACAAGCTCGTCAATGCCTTGGCCGAGCACAACAGCTACAACAGACTCGCTGGTTTGGTCCGCAACTTTACGGGCTTCACTGAGAAGTTCTAATGAAACTTTACGAATTTGCAAATTGCGTTGTTCAACAACAACCATAATTCCTTTTGCCATTTTTATTCCTCCTTTACAGAACCTTAGCTTCTTCGCGCAAGAGTTTTGCTAATTCACTGGCTGCTTGGGCAGCGTCGCCATCGATTTTACGTCCGGCCTTACGAGGGGTAGGCAGGCTGTATTGATTAATAACCATTTTCAGATCTCCAGCGCTAAAACCAAGATCGGCAAGGGTCATTGTCTTTAATGGTTTTTTCTTTGCTTTCATAATACCGGCAACAGATGGATAGCGGGGCTCGTTTAAACCTTTTTGAGCAGTAACGACAACTGGTAAGCTAACTTCGATTAACTCAGTTCCACCGTCAATTTCACGAGTAATTGTTGCTAGAGTTCCAGCAATTTCGAGTTTAAGAACACTGCTGACAGAAGGAATGCTTAATGCTTCCGCTACACGAACAGGAATCTGGCTTCCACCATCATCAATAGCAATACGTCCGGCTAAAACGATATCATGGGGAATGTCTTTAACAACCTTAGCCAGGATCTCAGCTACACTAAATTCGTCGATGCCTTCTCCGGGATCGCTTACCAACACACCTTTATCTGCCCCCATTGCCAAAGCAGTGCGGATAGCTTCTTGGGCACGTTGACCTCCCATGCTTACGACCGTTACTTCGCCACCGAATTTTTCTTTGAGTTTGATTCCTTCTTCAATCGCATACTCATCGTAAGGGTTGATGATTAAATTAACCCCATTGGTATCGATTTTACCGTTAGCATCTAGTACGATTTTTGCCTCAGTATCAAATGTTTGTTTGATGAAAACGACAATATTCACACTGTTTCCTCCTTACTGCAACAAAATTAATACTTACAGAATATGACTTTTGATAACAATGCCTTAAGTCTCACACACTTAGGATCTTTGACTCATAAAGTCCTTCTCCATTTTTTAATACAGTTTTTTTCTAACACCCCCTATAAAGCGTGAGAAGGAATTTATTTTCCAGCACATGTATTGTAGACTCTGACTAGACGCAGGCTAAGCAGAGTTACCAGCAATAATACCCGGATAAGAAAACTCCCGTTAGTATAAAAAGGCACAAATTAATATTTGTTTCACATATTAAGATTTTTTAATTCTAGTTAAAATAAGGCCGTAAACGTAATAAATTGCACAAGCTTTTTTATGTTTACCGTTCCTCACAAATTAAGACTAGCATCGAGTGATCAATAAGTCAATATAGCCATAATTAAGAAATTATATAGCCAACTTTGTTCCAGTTTACTTCACCCTTTGTCAAGAGATTGTTTTGATTCTTAAGTCTAATTTAATTCAGAATTATTGATGTTATTTGATTATTCGACTAATATTAGATAAATCCTTCTTTTCGCAAAATTTATTTACTATTTTTTAGAAAAAAATTATAAAGAGAAGTGGGGAAACCTCACTTCTCAAAATTGATTTATTGGAAAGAATAAAGTTATCGACTTGAAATTGGTTTTTGAATATTACGTTCCTTCTGGGTATCAAATTCAGAATAATGAGGATCTCTAACCGTTACCGGTGATTTCGGCCGTGACACTTTCTTGTGAGCTCCCATTATAATCCTCCCTTTTTGTACATTTAAGAGTGAATTCCTCCCTAGTTTTCTCCTGCAATATGAATCATATGCTTGTAAAATTGTGTTAGTTTGCTTTGACCTGTGATTTCCCAGCTTTTCCTTAAATTATCCGTGAATTGTGCTATAATGTAGAGAAACTTGGCCAGAGACATGCAGATAGGCTTTGCACTTGTTAACTTAGCGGCAAAGGCAGCTCATAATTGCATGTGCTTAATCATATACTAATTAGTTTTGTTTTATGCCCTGTGTATAGAAATCTTCAGCCGGCGTAATGATGGTTTAAAATAGTTGGGAGGATATAATGATAACAGAGCAACAACTTAGGGATATCTTAGCAAGCCAATTCTTTTCCGGAACTATGCCTCCGGAATTTGTTGATTTTTGCCTTGCTCACGGACGAATTCGTCATTTTGCACCAAAACAATACTTATATTTTGCCGGGGATGAAGCAACAACAGTCTATTTTCTCATTGCGGGAAGGGTCAGGCTTTACTTAATGGGCGAGTTTACGGAGAAGATTATTCGCGTCATCAATCCCCCCATCTTTTTCCCCGAGGTAGTCTTGGACGACAAACCCTATCCCCATGCTGCCCTTTGTATCGAAGAGATAGATGTATTGGCCATCGATAAGCAAATCTTTAAACGATATCTGGAAAGCAATCCATCCTTACTTTGGCTTTTTATCAAAGAACTTGCTTTAGATTTACGTCGTTCTTACCGACAAATTCGCAACTTATCATTAGGTGATGCCCGTTTGCGTTTAGGTGCTAAATTATTTGCTTTAGCCCATGTACATGGTCAGAGTTCCAAGCATGGTGTGACCATTACCATTCCCTTATCTGCCACAGAACTGGCAGGTATGTGCAGTCTCGCCCGTGAGTCTGTTAGCCGGATATTATCCGAATTAAAGGAAGTTAAACTCATTGAAATACAAAAGAAAACAATTACGGTATTAGATATGGAGAATTTACGGACTTGGATTCACGAACGGGCAGCTCGCTCTCAATCCCTGGATTGAATTTGCTCTGTTTTCGAGGAAGTGAGTTAATCGTTCATGTGGCAATCCTTGTTTAATATAATCTTCTAAGCTATCTGTTACCCATGCAATCACTTCTGCATCTGTCAAAGCTTGCCCTGCAAAGGTGGCAAAACGAGGATGCCTCCCCACCCGACCTCCGATTCGTAAATTCCAGCCACTTTCTCCTGGAGCGATTGTTCCTGACAGACATACCTTTTGACAATTCCCACAGGCAAGACAGCGATCCTTGTGGATGATGACACCCTCGGGAACTAATGTAATGGCATTTTCTAAACATCCCTTAACACAAGCACCGCATTGTAAACAAGGGTTATCGCTAATTCGGGGAGATTCATACCCTGAAATACTAAAGTCTTTAATATCCGGCTGAGAGCAGCCATTAGGACAGCCTGCTATAGCAATTTTCGGAAGATGATGATGAAGTACAGGACTAAACTTTTCTTCTTGTACTGTATACAAATTTAAATCTATTAATTTATGATTTAAGGTTTCATAAAGCTCATCCCACTTGCGTACTGATTTTGGACAATTGGGACGACAATGTTCAAGTTTAAATCCTAAGTTTTTCATGTTTATTCCCCCAGAAAGTACTGCTTGTATTATCTTTCTGAGGTAGTTTAGCAAATATGCATGGTATTTGGTGTGCTTACAGTCACATAGTAAATTTATGGAATAGAGTTTTGTAGAAAAGAGTGCTCCCGGGTCGGCGCTTCTTTTAAGAAGTACAAAAACCTATAACTAATGCCTTCAGCATAGTTATAGGTTTTCCTTTACTTACTTTAAAATCTATTCATTCAAATCCATGCGCTTGCCGTTGCAGATGAAGATAATTTCTTCGGCGATATTTGTGCAGTAGTCCCCTAAACGCTCTAAAAAGCGGCTGGCAAAGAGCAGGTAGTTTGCTTGGGTTACTTTATGGGGTGCTTCCATCATAATTGCTTTGAGTTCCCCAAATACACCAGCATAGATTTTGTCTATTTTATCATCCATTAGGGCCATTTCTGCCGCAGCTCCACAGTCTTCATCCACATAGGCCTTCAAACCGACAGTTATCATTTCCTGCACTAAGGTACTCATGCGGGGCAGATCAATGAGTGGTTTAATTAACTCTTCGCGACCGATTCGGATGGTTATTTTGGCGATATCGACGGATAAATCCCCCATTCTCTCCAGATACATTGAGACCTTAAAACCAGCGACAAGCTTGCGCAAATCCCTCGCAATGGGCTGTTGAGTTGCAATTAATAAAATACATTGCTCTTCAATGTCTGCCTGCAAATCATTAATC
This Desulfosporosinus orientis DSM 765 DNA region includes the following protein-coding sequences:
- the gap gene encoding type I glyceraldehyde-3-phosphate dehydrogenase; translation: MSIKVGINGFGRIGRLTLRASLSQSFPFEIVAINDLGSPDLLAHLFKYDSVHGVLPNQVEINDKNMVINGQEIQIFAEKNPADLPWRQLGVDIVIESTGRFTKRDDAAKHLDAGAKKVVISAPGKNEDITIVMGVNEQLYDPNKHHIISNASCTTNCLAPIAKVLLDEFGIEEGMMTTTHSVTNDQRILDLEHKDWRRSRAAYQSMIPTTTGAAKAVSLVIPELEGKLKGLAVRVPTPNVSLVDLVVRLNKTTSKEEINSVLKEAAANRMKGYLEYTELPLVSHDFYGNPASSIVDGLSTMMVGERMAKVLAWYDNEWGYSNRVLDLVKHIVGKGL
- a CDS encoding heterodisulfide reductase-related iron-sulfur binding cluster, which produces MATREVYWNIEGHHWLYLFFIIALAIFAYGVYKRVKLWKLGQPENRWKEVWPGIKDVLVYTFAHKRIFKDSFPGMMHAGIFYGFLFLAFATAIITLQADFSIHLFHGWLYLFIKITANLFGLAALLGIVVAACRRYIQRPDRLDNKTDDGITLALLFAILLTGFLIQGARIAVLPDPWADYAFIGLWLSFPIKALLNEAQILSLHVFLWWFHLFLAMAFIAYFPYSKLFHILLGPLNQFFRNRGPIGIPEPIDFEDESLETFGKSQLREFSWKTLFNTDVCLRCGRCQDNCPAYLSGKHLSPKRIIQDMRVLMEETGEALLGKTKVMAQAADQEAAAASEAGEMEEWTGRALIGEVIPEEDLWACTTCRSCEQQCPVFIEHVDKTIDMRRNLVLMETRFPAEAQLAFRNMENNGNPWGIGWTTRADYLTGLGVKTFEEDPNAEYLYWPGCSGAFDARNQKVSAALVKLFQTAGVSFAILGNEEKCCGDSARKLGNEYLFYSLATENIEVMNGYGVKKIITQCPHCYNFLKNEYPQLGGNFEVIHHSVFLLDLIKSGKLKLTKSDRKTVTYHDSCYLGRYNEIYAQPRELLKAVGLNITEMSHTGEKSFCCGAGGGRMWLEEHEGQRINEMRTDEAIAVNPDYVGTACPFCLTMINDGIAAREAGEKMKALDIAEILEKAL
- a CDS encoding electron transfer flavoprotein subunit alpha/FixB family protein, with the translated sequence MAKGIMVVVEQRNLQIRKVSLELLSEARKVADQTSESVVAVVLGQGIDELVPTLAAAGADKVIVVDDAKLAEYTTGAYTSVLNKIIRKEEPQAVLIGNTAVGKDLAPRLAQRLGVGAASDCTGMEVDSANFLAFKRPVYAGKAFAHVTSNVRPIMATIRPNTFPVTPPDASRQAEVVKEAAEIDAADLTAILKEVAVAASKRPELTEANIIVSGGRGMKGPENYVILEALADVIGAAVGASRAAVDSGWKEHKFQVGQTGKTVAPTLYIACGISGAIQHLAGMGSSKFIVAINKDPEANIFNVADYGIVGDLFEVVPLLTEEFKKLVSE
- a CDS encoding electron transfer flavoprotein subunit beta/FixA family protein, yielding MNIVVFIKQTFDTEAKIVLDANGKIDTNGVNLIINPYDEYAIEEGIKLKEKFGGEVTVVSMGGQRAQEAIRTALAMGADKGVLVSDPGEGIDEFSVAEILAKVVKDIPHDIVLAGRIAIDDGGSQIPVRVAEALSIPSVSSVLKLEIAGTLATITREIDGGTELIEVSLPVVVTAQKGLNEPRYPSVAGIMKAKKKPLKTMTLADLGFSAGDLKMVINQYSLPTPRKAGRKIDGDAAQAASELAKLLREEAKVL
- a CDS encoding Crp/Fnr family transcriptional regulator; protein product: MITEQQLRDILASQFFSGTMPPEFVDFCLAHGRIRHFAPKQYLYFAGDEATTVYFLIAGRVRLYLMGEFTEKIIRVINPPIFFPEVVLDDKPYPHAALCIEEIDVLAIDKQIFKRYLESNPSLLWLFIKELALDLRRSYRQIRNLSLGDARLRLGAKLFALAHVHGQSSKHGVTITIPLSATELAGMCSLARESVSRILSELKEVKLIEIQKKTITVLDMENLRTWIHERAARSQSLD
- a CDS encoding 4Fe-4S dicluster domain-containing protein; protein product: MKNLGFKLEHCRPNCPKSVRKWDELYETLNHKLIDLNLYTVQEEKFSPVLHHHLPKIAIAGCPNGCSQPDIKDFSISGYESPRISDNPCLQCGACVKGCLENAITLVPEGVIIHKDRCLACGNCQKVCLSGTIAPGESGWNLRIGGRVGRHPRFATFAGQALTDAEVIAWVTDSLEDYIKQGLPHERLTHFLENRANSIQGLRASCPFVNPSP
- the phoU gene encoding phosphate signaling complex protein PhoU, whose product is MPTRQKFDHELVDLRLKILDLGRIVNEQIGLAVTSMVNQDLELANAIVVKDLEINDLQADIEEQCILLIATQQPIARDLRKLVAGFKVSMYLERMGDLSVDIAKITIRIGREELIKPLIDLPRMSTLVQEMITVGLKAYVDEDCGAAAEMALMDDKIDKIYAGVFGELKAIMMEAPHKVTQANYLLFASRFLERLGDYCTNIAEEIIFICNGKRMDLNE